The genomic DNA CGGGACCGTCTACGTAGCCGATACCGACAACCACCGCGTCCAATACTTCTCGAGCAAAGGGAAGTTCCGCGGGAGCTGGGGGAAGTACGGCGACGGCAAGGGTGAGTTTTACGCGCCCTGGGCCGTCGCGGTAGCGCCCGACGGGACCGTCTACGTCGCCGATACCGACAACAACCGCATCCAACGTTTCAGCGCGGAGGGCAAGTTCCGCGGCAAGTGGGGCGAGGAGGGCTCCGAGGACGGCGAGTTCCTGCAGCCGACGGGCGTCGCCGTGGCCGCGGACGGGACCGTCTTCGTCGCCGACGCCAACAACGACCGCGTCCAGTACTTCACGGCCGGCGGCGAGTTCCTCGGCAAGTGGGGGACGTACGGCTTCGGCGACGGCCAGTTCAACAACCCGGCGGCGCTGGCGGTGGCCCCGGACGGGAAGGTCTACGTCGTGGAGTGCAACGGCGCCCGCATCCAGCGCTTCGTCGCCCGGGCGCGGTGAGCGTACGGCGCGACGAATAAAAAATAAAGGCGGCCTCGCGAGCCGCCTTCTTGCTATGCCAACCTTCCTCCCCTACGCCGACTTCGACGCAAAGGCCGGCCGCTCGCGGCCCCGTCATCGGGGCAACAGGTCCGCATAGACGAAGCCCTCCCGCGTT from bacterium includes the following:
- a CDS encoding 6-bladed beta-propeller — translated: MKNCIFIAVPLLSALAVAAAEDSRCESRWGAVGTGDGMFRDPSGITVAPGGDVYVVDRGNHRVQRFASSGEFLSCWGSAGDGDGKFMSPRAAAVGPGGDVYVADVFNHRIQRFTSGGSFVRAWGKEGPREGELKCPRGVAVAADGTVYVADTDNHRVQYFSSKGKFRGSWGKYGDGKGEFYAPWAVAVAPDGTVYVADTDNNRIQRFSAEGKFRGKWGEEGSEDGEFLQPTGVAVAADGTVFVADANNDRVQYFTAGGEFLGKWGTYGFGDGQFNNPAALAVAPDGKVYVVECNGARIQRFVARAR